The Streptomyces sp. DH-12 genome has a window encoding:
- the bldG gene encoding anti-sigma factor antagonist BldG: protein MDLSLSTETVGDRTIVRVGGEIDVYTAPKLREQLVELVNDGSFHLVVDMEGVDFLDSTGLGVLVGGLKRVRAHEGSLRLVCNQERILKIFRITGLTKVFPIHTSVEEAVAATD from the coding sequence GTGGACCTGTCCCTGTCGACCGAGACCGTGGGCGATCGCACGATCGTCAGGGTCGGTGGCGAAATCGACGTATATACCGCGCCCAAGCTGCGCGAGCAGCTGGTCGAGCTGGTGAACGACGGCAGTTTCCACCTTGTCGTCGACATGGAAGGCGTGGACTTCCTCGACTCCACCGGTCTCGGCGTGCTGGTCGGCGGCCTGAAGCGGGTGCGAGCCCACGAGGGCTCGCTGCGCCTGGTCTGCAACCAGGAGCGCATTCTGAAGATCTTCCGCATCACCGGCCTCACCAAGGTGTTCCCGATCCACACCTCGGTCGAGGAAGCGGTGGCGGCGACCGACTGA
- a CDS encoding DEAD/DEAH box helicase, with protein MAFNHLPAGVHDALAPLSVTPVTHSVPMAKNHRSDRPSTDTRSGTAAPGDVLDRLASGPSRASRITHTEHLPPREGRHAVWPDRIRAEVIAAVQAAGIEHPWAHQARAAEHALDGESVVVATGTASGKSLSYLVPVLSTLLDGAEAPNGRGATALYLAPTKALAADQCRSVKELSQSLGHSVRAAVHDGDTPFEEREWIRQYANYVLTNPDMLHRGILPSHPRWSSFLKALKYVVIDECHTYRGVFGSHVAQVVRRLRRLCARYGASPVFLLASATAAEPAVAARRLTGLPVVEVADDASPRGELVFALWEPPLTELHGEKGAPVRRTATAEAADLLTDLTVQGVRSVAFVRSRRGAELISVIAQERLSEVDRSLVRRVAAYRGGYLPEERRALERALHSGELLGLAATNALELGMDVSGLDAVVIAGYPGTRASLWQQAGRAGRSGQGALAVLVARDDPLDTFLVHHPEALFDRPVESTVLDPDNPYVLAPHLCAAAEELPLTEDDLALFGPAAEELLPQLEAAKLLRRRTRAWHWTRRERAADLTDIRGEGGRPVQVVEAGTGRLLGTVDAGAAHTSVHEGAVHLHQGRTYVVRSLDLEDSVALVERANPSYTTVARDTTSISVLETDTEIPWGDGRLCFGSVEVTNQVVSFLRRRVITGEVLGETKLDLPPRTLRTRAVWWTVTEDQLDRARIAPEILGGALHAAEHASIGMLPLFATCDRWDIGGVSIPLHPDTLLPTVFVYDGHPGGAGFAERAFRTARSWLTATRQAIASCECEAGCPSCIQSPKCGNGNDPLHKRGAVRLLDVLLEGAPVEKAGKAGKADGAEEAETAEEAETPEGAGDREDAGDAHKVTGTSREPAEAASDAQAPPAP; from the coding sequence ATGGCATTCAATCACTTACCGGCAGGCGTGCACGACGCCTTGGCCCCATTGTCCGTCACGCCAGTGACACACTCGGTGCCGATGGCCAAGAATCACCGATCCGATCGACCCTCGACGGACACGCGATCCGGGACCGCCGCGCCGGGCGACGTCCTGGACCGGCTCGCGTCCGGACCGAGCCGGGCTTCGCGCATTACTCATACGGAGCACTTGCCCCCGCGTGAGGGCCGCCATGCCGTCTGGCCGGACCGGATCCGCGCGGAGGTGATCGCCGCCGTGCAGGCCGCGGGAATCGAACACCCCTGGGCCCACCAGGCACGGGCCGCCGAGCACGCCCTGGACGGCGAGTCCGTGGTGGTCGCCACCGGCACGGCCTCCGGCAAGTCCCTGTCCTACCTCGTGCCCGTGCTGTCCACCCTGCTGGACGGCGCCGAGGCCCCGAACGGCAGGGGCGCCACCGCCCTCTACCTCGCCCCCACGAAGGCCCTCGCCGCGGACCAGTGCCGGTCTGTGAAGGAACTTTCACAGTCACTGGGCCATTCGGTGCGCGCGGCGGTCCACGACGGCGACACTCCGTTCGAAGAACGCGAATGGATCCGCCAGTACGCCAACTACGTGCTGACCAACCCCGACATGCTGCACCGCGGCATCCTGCCGTCCCATCCCCGCTGGTCCTCCTTCCTCAAGGCGCTCAAGTACGTCGTGATCGACGAGTGCCACACCTACCGGGGCGTGTTCGGCTCGCACGTCGCCCAGGTGGTGCGCCGGCTGCGGCGGCTGTGCGCCCGCTACGGCGCGTCGCCGGTGTTCCTGCTGGCCTCGGCGACCGCGGCCGAGCCGGCCGTCGCGGCACGCCGCCTCACCGGCCTGCCGGTCGTCGAGGTGGCGGACGACGCCTCACCCCGCGGTGAACTGGTGTTCGCCCTGTGGGAGCCGCCGCTGACCGAGCTGCACGGCGAGAAGGGCGCCCCCGTCCGCCGCACCGCCACCGCCGAGGCCGCCGACCTGCTGACCGACCTCACCGTGCAGGGCGTCCGCTCGGTCGCCTTCGTCCGCTCCCGGCGCGGCGCCGAACTGATCTCCGTGATCGCCCAGGAGCGTCTCTCCGAGGTCGACCGCTCCCTGGTCCGGCGGGTCGCCGCCTACCGGGGCGGCTACCTCCCCGAGGAGCGCCGCGCCCTCGAACGCGCCCTGCACTCCGGCGAACTCCTGGGCCTCGCCGCCACCAACGCCCTGGAACTCGGCATGGACGTCTCCGGCCTGGACGCCGTCGTCATCGCCGGTTACCCGGGCACCCGCGCCTCCCTGTGGCAGCAGGCAGGCCGCGCGGGACGCTCCGGGCAGGGCGCGCTCGCCGTGCTGGTGGCCCGCGACGACCCGCTGGACACCTTCCTCGTCCACCACCCCGAGGCACTCTTCGACCGGCCCGTCGAGTCGACCGTCCTCGACCCCGACAACCCTTACGTCCTCGCCCCGCACCTGTGCGCGGCGGCCGAGGAACTGCCCCTCACGGAGGACGACCTCGCCCTCTTCGGCCCCGCCGCCGAGGAGCTGCTGCCACAGCTGGAGGCCGCGAAGCTGCTGCGCCGCCGGACGCGGGCCTGGCACTGGACCCGCCGCGAACGGGCCGCCGACCTCACCGACATCCGCGGGGAGGGCGGCCGCCCGGTCCAGGTCGTCGAGGCGGGGACGGGCCGGCTGCTGGGCACGGTCGACGCGGGCGCGGCGCACACCAGCGTCCACGAGGGCGCGGTCCACCTGCACCAGGGCCGCACCTACGTCGTCCGCTCCCTGGACCTGGAGGACTCCGTCGCCCTGGTCGAGCGGGCGAACCCCTCCTACACGACCGTGGCCCGGGACACGACGTCCATCTCCGTGCTGGAGACGGACACCGAGATCCCCTGGGGCGACGGACGCCTGTGCTTCGGCTCCGTCGAGGTCACCAACCAGGTGGTCTCCTTCCTGCGGCGGCGGGTCATCACCGGCGAAGTGCTCGGCGAGACAAAACTCGACCTCCCTCCTCGTACGCTGCGCACCCGTGCCGTGTGGTGGACGGTCACCGAGGACCAGCTGGACCGGGCCCGGATCGCCCCGGAGATCCTCGGCGGCGCCCTGCACGCCGCCGAGCACGCGTCGATCGGCATGCTGCCGCTGTTCGCGACCTGCGACCGCTGGGACATCGGCGGCGTCTCGATCCCGCTGCACCCCGACACCCTGCTGCCCACGGTCTTCGTCTACGACGGCCACCCGGGCGGCGCGGGCTTCGCCGAACGCGCCTTCCGTACCGCCCGCTCCTGGCTCACGGCCACCCGCCAGGCCATCGCCTCCTGCGAGTGCGAGGCCGGCTGCCCCTCCTGCATCCAGTCCCCCAAGTGCGGCAACGGCAACGATCCCTTGCACAAGCGTGGCGCCGTGCGACTCCTGGACGTGCTGCTGGAGGGGGCCCCCGTGGAGAAGGCGGGGAAGGCGGGGAAGGCGGACGGGGCGGAGGAAGCTGAGACTGCGGAGGAAGCGGAGACCCCCGAGGGGGCCGGCGACCGGGAGGACGCGGGGGACGCCCACAAGGTCACCGGGACGAGCCGGGAACCGGCGGAGGCCGCATCGGATGCGCAGGCCCCGCCCGCGCCCTGA
- a CDS encoding type II secretion system F family protein, with protein MNGDVVHRLGTVAWIAVVLVGAWAWWHRIRCERRTRRRLDALSARQRRRTGTHLPLLRAARGRLPYVAVAGAGWVTVGGLGGVGLGLLLAAGLWRWHRRTRAAAQAKGPDIAQAARRLPLAADLLSACIAAGAGPVPAAQAVGETLGGPVGDALARGAAEVRLGGEPGEAWRRLAALPGAVPLARLLERADVSGLPLAAPVGRLAAEARAEWTRAATARARRAAVLISAPVGLCFLPAFIAVGVLPVVIGLAGGVLAGGG; from the coding sequence GTGAACGGTGACGTCGTCCACAGGCTGGGGACGGTCGCGTGGATCGCGGTCGTGCTCGTCGGGGCGTGGGCGTGGTGGCACCGCATCCGGTGCGAGCGGCGGACACGGCGGCGGCTCGACGCGCTCTCGGCCCGGCAGCGGAGGAGAACCGGCACGCACCTCCCGCTGCTCCGGGCCGCGCGCGGTCGGCTGCCCTACGTGGCGGTCGCGGGCGCCGGGTGGGTGACGGTGGGCGGACTCGGCGGCGTGGGGCTGGGGCTGCTCCTGGCGGCCGGACTGTGGCGCTGGCACCGGCGGACACGGGCGGCCGCTCAGGCGAAGGGGCCCGACATCGCACAGGCGGCGCGTCGACTCCCGCTCGCCGCCGACCTGCTGTCCGCCTGCATCGCGGCCGGTGCCGGCCCGGTACCGGCGGCACAGGCTGTCGGGGAGACCCTGGGCGGCCCGGTCGGGGACGCCTTGGCGCGGGGTGCCGCGGAGGTACGGCTCGGCGGTGAGCCGGGCGAGGCCTGGCGCCGGCTGGCCGCCCTGCCCGGCGCGGTCCCGCTGGCCCGGCTGCTGGAGCGGGCCGATGTGTCCGGACTTCCGCTGGCCGCACCGGTGGGCCGGCTCGCCGCCGAGGCGCGGGCCGAGTGGACCCGCGCGGCGACGGCGCGGGCCCGGCGGGCGGCGGTCCTGATCAGCGCGCCGGTAGGGCTGTGCTTCCTGCCCGCCTTCATCGCCGTCGGCGTCCTGCCCGTGGTGATCGGGCTCGCGGGCGGGGTGCTGGCAGGAGGTGGCTGA
- a CDS encoding TadA family conjugal transfer-associated ATPase, with the protein MSGTEMTGAGTPPGLLDGVRRWLAESGAEPTPARVAQALREQGRVLGDAEVLGAAERLRSELVGSGPLERLLSDPTVTDVLVSAPDRVWVDRGGGLTLTSVSFPDEPSVRRLAQRLAAVAGRRLDDARPWADARLPDGTRLHAVLPPVAVGGTCLSLRVVRPRAFTLDELVAAGTVPPGGDRVLRALMEARLSFLVSGGTGTGKTTLLSALLGLVRPDERIVLAEDSAELRPDHPHVVRLETRPANQEGAGLVTLEDLVRQALRMRPDRLVVGEVRGPEVVHLLAALNTGHEGGSGTVHANAASDVPARLEALGTAAGLDRFALHSQLAAALSVVVHLVRDRSGRRRIAEVHVLERDASGLVRTAPALCWGPETFVAQPGWPRLRHLLRTAHDDEVRAGREAVGA; encoded by the coding sequence ATGAGCGGCACTGAGATGACCGGGGCGGGGACGCCGCCCGGTCTGCTCGACGGGGTGCGGCGGTGGCTGGCCGAGAGCGGCGCCGAACCGACGCCGGCCCGGGTGGCGCAGGCGCTGCGCGAACAGGGCCGGGTGCTCGGCGACGCGGAAGTGCTGGGCGCGGCCGAGCGGTTGCGGTCCGAGCTGGTCGGCAGCGGACCGCTGGAACGGCTGCTGTCCGACCCGACCGTGACCGACGTACTGGTGTCGGCGCCGGACCGGGTCTGGGTGGACCGCGGCGGAGGCCTGACGCTCACCTCGGTCTCGTTCCCGGACGAGCCGTCCGTCCGGCGCCTGGCGCAGCGGCTCGCCGCGGTGGCCGGCCGGCGCCTGGACGACGCGCGGCCCTGGGCCGACGCCCGGCTCCCCGACGGGACCCGGCTGCACGCGGTCCTGCCCCCGGTCGCGGTGGGCGGCACCTGCCTGTCCCTGCGGGTGGTACGGCCGCGTGCCTTCACCCTCGACGAACTGGTGGCGGCCGGGACGGTGCCGCCGGGCGGCGACCGGGTGCTGCGGGCCCTGATGGAGGCGCGGCTGTCCTTCCTGGTCAGCGGCGGTACGGGCACGGGCAAGACGACCCTGCTCAGCGCCCTGCTGGGACTGGTCCGGCCGGACGAGCGGATCGTGCTGGCGGAGGACTCGGCCGAGCTGCGGCCCGACCACCCCCACGTCGTGCGGCTGGAGACCCGGCCCGCCAACCAGGAGGGCGCGGGACTGGTGACCCTGGAGGACCTGGTGCGCCAGGCCCTGCGGATGAGACCGGACCGACTGGTCGTGGGCGAGGTGCGCGGCCCCGAGGTGGTGCATCTGCTCGCCGCCCTCAACACGGGTCATGAAGGCGGCTCGGGCACGGTCCACGCCAACGCGGCGAGTGACGTCCCCGCCCGGCTGGAGGCGCTCGGCACGGCGGCGGGGCTGGACCGGTTCGCCCTGCACAGCCAGCTCGCGGCGGCCTTGTCGGTGGTGGTGCATCTGGTGCGGGACCGGAGCGGCAGGCGCCGGATCGCCGAGGTGCACGTGCTGGAGCGGGACGCCTCGGGGCTGGTGCGGACGGCGCCGGCGCTGTGCTGGGGACCGGAGACCTTCGTCGCCCAGCCGGGCTGGCCGCGCCTGCGGCACCTGCTGCGTACCGCGCACGACGACGAGGTCCGGGCCGGGCGAGAGGCGGTCGGGGCATGA
- a CDS encoding TadE family type IV pilus minor pilin, with protein MAGCDRWRDRGFVTAESALVLPVLVLFVTALVWALMVVAAQIQCVDAARAAARAAARQDPPDAVVEVAREAAPAGARVTVGRDAEQVRVTVVARAPMLRGLPFELREEAVAAVEGTVAAAGVGRGT; from the coding sequence ATGGCCGGATGTGACAGGTGGCGCGACCGTGGGTTCGTGACGGCGGAGTCGGCCCTGGTGCTGCCCGTGCTGGTGCTGTTCGTGACGGCGCTGGTCTGGGCGCTGATGGTGGTGGCCGCACAGATCCAGTGCGTGGACGCCGCCCGGGCCGCCGCCCGGGCGGCGGCCCGCCAGGATCCCCCGGACGCGGTGGTCGAGGTGGCCCGGGAGGCCGCGCCGGCCGGTGCGCGGGTCACGGTCGGCCGGGACGCCGAGCAGGTCCGGGTGACCGTCGTGGCGAGGGCGCCGATGCTGCGAGGGCTGCCCTTCGAGCTGCGGGAGGAGGCCGTCGCGGCGGTGGAGGGGACGGTGGCGGCCGCGGGCGTGGGGAGGGGGACGTGA
- a CDS encoding Rv3654c family TadE-like protein: MKDAPACPDRGSASVWSVGAVAVLCVVFGVVLALGHAVVVRHRAAGGADLAALAAADHWTRGAAQACARADRVARAQGARLVRCVMTGEVSDVSVASGTGPFTAEVRARAGPAHPMRPPPVPGSSR, encoded by the coding sequence GTGAAGGACGCCCCCGCATGCCCGGACCGGGGGTCCGCGTCCGTCTGGAGCGTCGGTGCGGTCGCCGTGCTGTGCGTGGTGTTCGGGGTCGTGCTGGCTCTTGGGCACGCCGTGGTGGTCCGGCACCGGGCGGCGGGAGGCGCGGACCTGGCGGCGCTGGCCGCCGCGGACCACTGGACGCGGGGTGCGGCGCAGGCGTGCGCGCGGGCGGACCGGGTGGCCCGGGCCCAGGGCGCGCGGCTGGTGCGGTGCGTGATGACCGGCGAGGTGTCGGACGTGTCGGTGGCGTCCGGCACGGGGCCGTTCACCGCGGAGGTCAGGGCGCGGGCGGGGCCTGCGCATCCGATGCGGCCTCCGCCGGTTCCCGGCTCGTCCCGGTGA
- a CDS encoding type II secretion system F family protein produces MSGATGTSMGAAACLGAAAWLLGGGGHAEARRVRALTGDGSGASGRPGAVLRTGDRLRRRLRVEWASLAVGVVLAVFGASVLPAVAGAAGVPALRRVRRAAAARKERDGRADAVIALCGALAGELRAGRQPGEALLPAARDSGGLGDMQAAVLAAARFGGDVPDALAAAARQPGAEGLRGLAACWRVAVDQGAGLADGLDRLEAALRAERDQRADLRAQLSGARTTAVMLAGLPVVGLALGAALGADPLHVLLHTSSGSVCLAAGGVLEGLGLWWALRIMRGAQEAAA; encoded by the coding sequence ATGAGCGGGGCGACCGGGACGTCGATGGGCGCGGCGGCGTGCCTGGGGGCCGCGGCCTGGCTGCTGGGCGGCGGCGGGCACGCGGAGGCCAGGCGGGTGCGGGCGCTCACCGGGGACGGCAGCGGAGCGTCGGGGCGACCAGGGGCCGTGCTGCGGACCGGGGACCGGCTTCGGCGGCGGCTCCGTGTCGAGTGGGCGTCGTTGGCCGTCGGAGTCGTGCTGGCGGTGTTCGGGGCGTCGGTGCTGCCGGCCGTCGCGGGGGCGGCCGGGGTGCCCGCGCTGCGGAGGGTGCGGCGGGCCGCCGCCGCACGCAAGGAGCGGGACGGTCGCGCGGACGCGGTGATCGCGTTGTGCGGGGCGCTCGCCGGGGAGCTGCGGGCAGGGAGGCAGCCGGGAGAGGCGTTGCTGCCGGCCGCCCGGGACTCCGGAGGGCTCGGTGACATGCAGGCGGCCGTGCTGGCGGCGGCGCGGTTCGGCGGGGACGTGCCGGACGCGCTCGCGGCGGCCGCCCGGCAGCCCGGCGCCGAAGGACTGCGCGGTCTCGCCGCGTGCTGGCGCGTGGCGGTGGACCAGGGCGCGGGCCTCGCGGACGGTCTCGACCGGCTGGAAGCGGCACTGCGCGCCGAGCGGGACCAACGGGCCGACCTGCGCGCACAGTTGTCCGGCGCCCGTACCACGGCGGTGATGCTCGCGGGGCTCCCCGTGGTGGGGCTGGCACTGGGCGCGGCCCTGGGCGCCGATCCGCTGCACGTCCTGCTGCACACGTCGTCGGGATCGGTCTGTCTGGCGGCCGGCGGGGTGCTGGAGGGGCTGGGCCTGTGGTGGGCGCTGAGGATCATGCGCGGCGCCCAGGAGGCGGCGGCGTGA
- a CDS encoding DUF4244 domain-containing protein: MYRVVRARLRALTARVRGTGRDAGMVTSEYAMGIVAAVAFAVVLYRVVNSAPVSTALRNIVQQALDGRM; encoded by the coding sequence ATGTATCGGGTGGTACGGGCGCGGCTGCGTGCCCTGACGGCGAGGGTGCGCGGGACGGGGAGGGACGCCGGGATGGTGACCTCGGAGTACGCGATGGGCATCGTGGCGGCGGTGGCGTTCGCCGTGGTGCTCTACCGGGTGGTCAACAGCGCCCCGGTCAGCACGGCCCTGCGGAACATCGTGCAGCAGGCCCTCGATGGCCGGATGTGA